One genomic region from Lysobacterales bacterium encodes:
- the ssb gene encoding single-stranded DNA-binding protein, producing the protein MARGINKVIIVGTLGADPETRYTASGSAITSMRLATNESWTDKQTGQKQERTEWHRVKMFGRLAEIAAEYLKKGKQVYVEGSLRTDKYTDKDGVERYSTDIIANDMQMLGGAGGEGGGMRGGESGGMREQGGGYARGGERAAAPRGGAPAPSRQAPPQDNFEEDDIPF; encoded by the coding sequence ATGGCCCGTGGCATCAACAAGGTCATCATCGTCGGCACGCTCGGCGCCGACCCCGAAACCCGCTACACCGCCTCCGGTTCGGCCATCACCAGCATGCGCCTGGCGACCAACGAGAGCTGGACCGACAAGCAGACTGGCCAGAAGCAGGAGCGCACCGAGTGGCACCGGGTGAAGATGTTCGGCCGTCTGGCCGAGATCGCCGCGGAGTACCTGAAGAAGGGCAAGCAGGTCTACGTCGAAGGCAGCCTGCGCACCGACAAGTACACCGACAAGGACGGCGTCGAACGCTACAGCACCGATATCATCGCCAACGACATGCAGATGCTGGGCGGCGCGGGTGGTGAAGGCGGCGGCATGCGTGGCGGTGAGTCGGGCGGCATGCGCGAGCAGGGCGGCGGCTATGCGCGCGGCGGCGAGCGCGCGGCAGCGCCTCGCGGGGGCGCGCCGGCTCCGTCGCGGCAAGCGCCGCCGCAGGACAACTTCGAGGAAGACGATATTCCGTTCTAG
- a CDS encoding polyprenyl synthetase family protein — protein MNVAILPENSRPALRLPEIQPLVAADMEAVNRLIRARLSSDVVLINQISEHIIAAGGKRLRPMLVLLAARALGYTGSDHLQMAAIIEFIHTSTLLHDDVVDESDLRRGRKTANALWGNAASVLVGDFLYSRSFQLMVELDRMPVMRILANTTNAIAEGEVLQLLHVHNPDTDEAAYLRVIERKTAVLFAAATRLGALLAGGSEAQQEAMERFGLALGYAFQIADDVLDYTADAATLGKNLGDDLAEGKATLPLIHALTRVDIDTRERMARAIEEGDTGALPEIVQAIRASGSLDYSQQVARRYADEAIRALESLPESPQLAALRGLAVYSVEREY, from the coding sequence ATGAACGTTGCCATCCTGCCCGAGAACTCCCGCCCCGCCCTGCGTCTCCCTGAGATCCAACCGCTGGTCGCGGCCGATATGGAGGCGGTCAACCGTCTGATCCGGGCGCGCCTGTCCTCCGATGTGGTGCTGATCAACCAGATCTCCGAACACATCATCGCCGCCGGCGGCAAGCGCCTGCGCCCGATGCTGGTGCTGCTGGCAGCGCGCGCGCTCGGCTACACCGGCTCGGATCACCTGCAAATGGCGGCGATCATCGAGTTCATCCACACCTCGACCTTGCTGCACGACGATGTCGTCGACGAGTCCGACCTGCGGCGCGGCCGCAAGACCGCCAACGCGCTCTGGGGCAATGCCGCCAGCGTGCTGGTCGGCGATTTTCTGTACTCGCGCAGCTTCCAGCTGATGGTCGAACTCGATCGCATGCCGGTGATGCGCATCCTCGCCAACACCACCAACGCCATCGCCGAAGGGGAAGTGCTGCAGCTGCTCCATGTCCACAACCCGGACACGGACGAGGCCGCCTACCTGCGGGTCATCGAACGCAAAACCGCCGTGCTGTTCGCCGCCGCCACCCGACTGGGCGCGCTGCTGGCGGGTGGGTCCGAAGCCCAGCAGGAGGCGATGGAGCGCTTCGGTCTCGCGCTGGGCTATGCCTTCCAGATCGCGGACGACGTGCTCGACTACACCGCTGACGCCGCCACGCTGGGCAAGAATCTCGGCGACGATCTGGCCGAAGGCAAGGCCACCCTGCCCTTGATCCACGCGCTGACCCGCGTCGATATCGACACCCGCGAACGCATGGCCCGGGCTATCGAAGAGGGCGATACCGGGGCGTTACCAGAGATCGTTCAGGCGATCCGCGCAAGCGGCAGTCTCGACTACAGCCAGCAGGTCGCCCGTCGCTACGCGGACGAAGCGATCCGGGCGCTCGAAAGCCTGCCCGAGAGCCCGCAGCTCGCAGCTTTGCGGGGATTGGCGGTGTACTCGGTGGAGCGGGAGTACTGA
- a CDS encoding dienelactone hydrolase family protein yields the protein MRLLLAATVLAFALPAQAEVVSRELTWEVDGVAMQGYFVHDDATAARGGLVMVPNWMGVTDSALEKAKAIAGRGYAVLLADVYGADLRPANAQEAGQAARSMYDNRPLLRARAGAALDQLKAQPEASGFTDGKIGAIGFCFGGATVLELARSGRDDIAGVVSFHGSLGTSLPAKAGEVEASVLVLNGAADTYVSAEEIAGLQKEMTDAGADWQFVNFADAVHCFAEADANSPGCQYHERSAKRAYRMMDDFFAEVF from the coding sequence ATGCGTCTGCTGCTTGCTGCGACTGTGCTTGCCTTTGCCTTGCCCGCGCAGGCTGAGGTCGTCTCCCGCGAGCTCACCTGGGAGGTCGATGGGGTCGCCATGCAAGGCTATTTCGTGCACGACGACGCAACGGCTGCGCGCGGCGGTCTGGTCATGGTGCCGAACTGGATGGGCGTCACCGACTCCGCGCTTGAGAAGGCGAAGGCGATCGCTGGCCGCGGCTACGCGGTGCTGCTGGCGGATGTCTACGGCGCGGACCTGCGCCCCGCCAACGCACAGGAGGCGGGCCAAGCCGCGCGATCGATGTACGACAACCGCCCGCTGCTGCGTGCCCGCGCAGGCGCAGCCTTGGATCAACTCAAGGCGCAGCCCGAAGCCAGCGGCTTTACCGACGGCAAGATCGGCGCCATCGGCTTCTGCTTCGGCGGCGCCACCGTGCTAGAGCTGGCACGCAGTGGTCGCGATGACATCGCCGGCGTGGTCAGCTTCCACGGCAGTCTCGGCACTTCGTTGCCCGCCAAGGCGGGCGAGGTCGAGGCCAGCGTTCTGGTGCTGAATGGGGCTGCCGACACCTACGTCAGCGCCGAGGAAATCGCCGGCCTGCAAAAGGAAATGACCGACGCCGGCGCCGACTGGCAGTTCGTCAACTTCGCCGACGCCGTGCACTGCTTCGCCGAAGCCGACGCCAATTCACCCGGCTGCCAGTACCACGAGCGCAGCGCCAAGCGCGCCTACCGGATGATGGACGACTTCTTCGCCGAGGTCTTTTGA
- a CDS encoding GNAT family N-acetyltransferase, which translates to MACPTSPRLRFDELGAEDADFILRLTNSEGWLRYIGDRGVRGHDDALRYIDEGPARLYREYGYGLWRISRIENPTPMGLCGLVRRDSLPGPDLGFAFLPEFWGQGYAREAAEATLAFARDTLRLPALLAICQPDNAASLALLAHLGFRHMQASEHGDGSRLCTLERAF; encoded by the coding sequence ATGGCCTGCCCCACCAGCCCACGGCTGCGCTTCGACGAGCTTGGCGCCGAGGATGCGGATTTCATTCTGCGTCTCACCAACAGCGAGGGCTGGCTGCGCTACATCGGCGACCGCGGCGTGCGCGGCCACGACGACGCGCTTCGCTACATCGACGAGGGCCCAGCCAGGCTCTACCGCGAGTATGGCTACGGCCTCTGGCGCATCAGCCGGATCGAGAATCCGACGCCGATGGGGCTGTGCGGCCTGGTGCGCCGCGACAGCCTGCCGGGACCCGATCTGGGCTTCGCCTTTCTCCCCGAGTTCTGGGGTCAGGGCTACGCTCGCGAAGCGGCCGAGGCAACGCTGGCTTTTGCCCGCGACACGCTGCGGCTGCCCGCCCTGCTCGCGATATGCCAGCCGGACAACGCGGCCTCGCTGGCGCTGCTCGCGCACCTCGGCTTCCGACACATGCAGGCCTCGGAACACGGCGATGGCAGCCGACTTTGCACGCTTGAGCGCGCGTTCTGA
- a CDS encoding alpha/beta fold hydrolase gives MSTKRERTQRWHPGDARAALALALRAGEGVIDITEGVHQSVRRTLGLAPGTSEDRCGGLAGHVYRLVRGGHALVGTGAQAALRSLEGLRVGEPGDTPDEAPVDGRRLAWLAALNGVCGDHLHATGNALAIRPALVAHEGSLADALAASSSGHLLVLVHGLCMNEQQWRGPSDAGHGGALGLGLGAVPVYFRYNSGRAIEHSGALLAKSLESALAALPRPPARVSLIGHSMGGLVARSAERHAREASMRWREVLREVVLLGAPNEGAPLERLGHAFERVLGRLPFAHPFTRIGALRSRGILDLREGLQSTGALPRDLRVFAVAAVLARSPLGFDARVRGDGLVPVDSALGRRALGSSVEAEFIVPATGHLQLLRSQAVRQQLLVWLGAG, from the coding sequence ATGAGCACGAAGCGAGAGCGGACCCAGCGCTGGCATCCGGGTGATGCACGGGCCGCGCTGGCCTTGGCGCTGCGCGCTGGCGAAGGCGTTATCGACATCACCGAAGGGGTGCATCAGTCGGTGAGACGGACCCTGGGGCTGGCGCCCGGCACCTCTGAAGACCGATGTGGCGGTCTAGCCGGTCACGTCTACCGACTGGTACGCGGCGGCCACGCGCTGGTCGGGACAGGCGCGCAGGCGGCGCTGCGCAGTCTCGAAGGCCTGCGCGTGGGCGAGCCGGGCGACACACCGGACGAAGCCCCGGTCGACGGTCGCCGTCTGGCCTGGCTGGCAGCGCTGAACGGCGTCTGTGGGGATCACCTGCATGCCACCGGCAACGCACTGGCGATTCGGCCTGCGCTGGTGGCGCACGAGGGATCGCTGGCGGATGCGCTGGCGGCATCGTCCTCGGGGCACTTGCTGGTGCTGGTGCATGGTCTGTGCATGAACGAGCAGCAGTGGCGTGGTCCGTCCGACGCCGGCCACGGTGGTGCGCTCGGCCTGGGTCTCGGCGCGGTGCCGGTGTACTTCCGCTACAACAGCGGGCGTGCGATCGAGCACAGCGGCGCGCTGCTCGCCAAATCGCTCGAGTCCGCGCTGGCCGCCCTGCCGCGGCCACCCGCGCGCGTCAGCCTGATCGGCCACAGCATGGGCGGTCTGGTGGCGCGCAGCGCCGAACGCCACGCGCGCGAGGCCTCGATGCGCTGGCGCGAGGTGCTGCGCGAAGTCGTGCTGCTCGGTGCACCGAATGAGGGCGCACCTCTGGAGCGGCTGGGGCACGCCTTTGAGCGTGTGCTGGGGCGACTGCCCTTCGCGCATCCGTTCACCCGCATCGGTGCACTGCGCAGCCGCGGCATCCTCGACCTGCGCGAGGGTCTGCAGAGCACGGGAGCGCTGCCGAGAGACCTGCGCGTGTTCGCGGTGGCTGCGGTGCTGGCGCGCTCGCCGCTGGGCTTCGATGCGCGCGTGCGCGGCGACGGGCTGGTGCCGGTCGACAGCGCGCTCGGACGACGCGCACTGGGCAGCTCGGTCGAGGCGGAATTCATCGTGCCAGCCACAGGCCATCTGCAGCTGTTGCGTTCGCAGGCGGTCCGCCAGCAGCTGCTCGTCTGGCTTGGCGCGGGTTAG